The Dreissena polymorpha isolate Duluth1 chromosome 4, UMN_Dpol_1.0, whole genome shotgun sequence region ggtatacaTATTGTTGTGTACCGAATCAATCCACACTATACACGTGAGATACTATGtataatacaaaaaagaaaagGTGACCATTAATCTGGCTTGAAAcacatatgaaacattatgtAACACATGGGTCACTTGACTGAATAGACCCTTTGGTCACGTGACTCATAATAATCTTGGGTCACGTggatcaaaataaaatacaaactcAGAAAGATTGTCAAATTTGGTATGATAATATGGTCAACTTTCCCGCaaacaaaacgtttttttaacTGTGACCATCCTGACTACATCTCTGggttatataatatattgttctgCGAATATAAGGGAGTAAAAccatcaaaattacatagtaacaaaatcaaattatattCAACTCTGTCAAATAATACTAGATGAACCTGCACACATATATCTGACTAATTTATTAGTAAATTATTATACTTATTTGTACCACAAATAAAACTTCCAGGATCAGTTGCAATGCGTATCTACGTTTATCTGAATAAATACTTATTATGGATTTTTAAGGATACCctctttttatattttataaaggacattatttttttaatgtttttttttatgaattcaaTGCAACTGatgttttttcaatatatatatacaggcaGTTAGCCGAATGGAACATGTTAGTAGTGCAAGCTTCAAAATGATATCTCGTAGATAGCTACCGGTACTTAATATTTGGAACTCTTTGtaacatttgaaataatgttCTGAGTTTTCTTATTTCAAACAAAGGtattgtttatcatttaaatattaaatttcaatCAAACTTATATATTTGATCTCTTCCCctttttcttaattaaatacaCACGTCTTGTCTATTATTGAATAATGCTTTTATTAACTTTAAGTTTGACCGTTAGCAAAAGGCATACCGGTACTTGAGTATTTGAATTCTCAATCGCTGGTCTTCTAGTCTACGAGTTTCATTTACTTAAATCATGTTAATTGTATCTGTAGATAATGGTTACATTACGTGTAATCACAAGCGTATACAAAACATGTGATATGCAATCTCTAAAACAACGGCAAACTACGTCGCATGGACTGCAGACAGTTAGTACAACATCCCACCAAGGTGTAAGCACACTGTGGGCCTTCTATCTAACTGTACCTTCGAATTTACTATGTATCTTATCGGACGCATTTACAGATGGTTCACTTTGACGTCGATTGCGCGCAGTATTAAATGCAGTGTTCTCTTCCGAGGCGCTGGCATCAACTGAGTTGTGTcttgttgtttcaaattggacacGTTTTTCTAAAATTGTTTTGGATAGATACATATGCACacacaataaaatgtttaaagtaaacgTGCGTTTTACAGTATTGCAAATGTTCTCTCTGCAATTATGATGAAAACGTTATCATAAGTATTTGGAATCCGGCAATTTGAATACAACGACGCAATCCTTGTTCTAAAcagttttgtattaaaatatgtaacgcgacaaaatatgcatttttttcttcTTCGGAGGTTTATGTTACAGTAATTAATTATAAAAGAAGAAACGTGCCTGCCGTGAACATGATGCACTTAACAATACCTTACACTCATAATTCTAGGTAGAACATTTGCTCTAGCTAAAGTTTTCTAGCCAACCTGACCGAACAAACACGTTGCAAGCATAAAGCCATACCCACCCGATCTATACGGATCAGGATTTGCTGTGTCATCATACACATCTTCCACCGAGTTGCCATAGAAAGCTCTATTCTGGCTGCTATAGGTAACCTTTGCCCCCTTTGTTATTGCTCTGTTAGTATTACCCTCATCGACAGTGAGTTTATTAGAGTAATAAGGATCGTGTGTCGATATGTTCGAGTCCGGCTGCTCGTATTCTTGCTCCGTTATCGGGGCCCAAAGTCCATCTCCAAGCTTGCTCCTTTGGGGTACTAGTACAGGTGTTAGTAAGGTGCAAATATAGTATATAgatacaaaatatgtatacatattataccTTTATGTGTGAAAGTTAGTAAATGCCACTATACCAATACCACATTGTCAGTCAGTGCAGGCCTTTACTTATAATTGTATTTCGAAAATGATGTTTAATTAGAATTGTTATTTAAATCAGACATGATTGGCtctaatatatattcataaagcTCGGATCTTGATAGTCAAAGTGGTATCGCCAACTATGCATACACGAAGAAAATATTATGTATTTCAAgcatatacattttcaattgtgaACAAATCAATTTACAAATAACTCGTTTATCAGTTGGTAGAAATACATATGCTATGGATaaaaatcttttcttcatattAAATAAGGTTTACTGTCAATGTTTAAATGTAACATTCACtcaaatgtttatttgtaaaaacattaaacatgatTAAGTGAATTGAAACAAATGTGATATATGTGTAAACATTTCAATGTACATGTTCTCCTATACGTCATATAAATGGTGTCTTTTATGTACCTTTCTTTGTAACCGTTGGTGACCCAGATGTTTCTGGTTTTACTTCGAATTTTCTCAGCAGGGTTCCAACTCCTCCGGGCTTCCGAACATCCACCCCCGAATCGGAAGTGGCAGTTGAATGACTTCCGGTTGATGTAGTTCCACTACCAGACCCGTTCTCTGATGACGAAGCTGCACTAGAGCTTGATCCATCTGGTTTTTCAGACATCGGAGATTTCTTTTGTGTATTCCACTGCGGAAAATTGCTCGGAGAATTTGGAGAGCGTGGTGATGTTATTGCCGACGACTTTGATACAATGCTTCGAGGCTGTGCTTCTTCATTTTGTTGCAATTGGTTTGATGGTGTTTTCCTCAAAGTTACGCTAGCTAGGTTTTGTTGCAATGTTGACATGTTTGTGGTGACGAATTTCTGTGTGGAGGAGTGGGGCGGTGTATTAAAGGACTGAGAGGAACGCAACGGCTTGGTTCCCGAGCTTGCAGGACTACCTGATAACACAGATTAACTGAGAAGAGAGCTCTACAGATATTCATGCAATACTTCCACGAATTAGTTTCACCATGCTATACACATGGAAAGAATATATTTGTTGTAATAAAGTATAATAGAGAATAACAGAAGAATAAGATGCACTGATAAAAATCTTATGTCGAAATCATGCAGGTAATTAAAAGATTATACAAAAAGGCATTTCACAAAATGTAGTGTATCCAAATGTTGCTGTATGTCATTCGAAAGCAAACACATACTCTGTTATTATGTAGATTTGCATTCGAATACGCACTTGATCGTTTGCTGTTGCGTTAAATATGTAAAACTGTAAACTTCTCTCTAATAAGGAAAACAGTGTACGCGAGTTTAGCAAGAGGGAAATGAATTCGTGATTTCAGAAACAGTGctttcaccactaaaaaaaaATACCATCTTACCCAAAACAATAGAGAAAAAAAACAGCTTCACAAATCTATATCAAACTCGTGCTATTGTTTACCTCTAGTGAATCAACACATAATGGTATTAGATAAATAAATCCTTGATCGACATTTCGTTGCTGTTTTAATCACCTACAAAATTCTCAAATTTATCTCCTACTTATTCGTACCTATAGGATGGCGGGGAGCGGGCGGCGCTACGGGTAGATGGAGTGTTTCGGGATCTTCGTTGACGTAGCTTGCAGTTGTGCCAGTGGAGAAGGATTTCTGCATGTGCGGTTTTGGAGGAGGCAGATTTTCtattaaaaatatgaacatttaattGTCATATTGATCTCCTCTTTTCACGAAAGTATGCATTTGTGTGCGTCAAATGGTCGCTTCTTATTGTATTAATGTATACATTGCTCCACTTTGATGCAATGCTTTACTCTGTGTCAACACTGAGTGCGTTTCATGAAATCCAAAGacagcattctatacatagatggtgacgtcactacgttattgtcagtaagaccggtgtgacacaatgccaAAGACAGAACATTATTTATGTGAACACCGTACAGACGCATTATTCTTAACACagtaaaatgttgtgtttttctgCACTCGCATATTGTTAAAAGATCTAAAAATGTAGTCATACGAGGTTTTTCCGTAGTTTTGATAAAGGCACAATGCCAttacgtcaattaaaggagtattaTAAGAGGattcattattttataatacaCATTAGGATAATTAAACTGTGGTCatatgaatatttataatgaaTACTATCAGGGAATCAATTCCGATTAATAATCTCTAAGCGATCATTTACGGCAAATGACATATTTTCTGTACAATAAATGTCCACTAGTCGATCATTTACGGCAAGTGACATATTTTCACTAATCATGTCGTACATCTTGATAACAATTAAagatcaaaataattaatttcatattTCAAAAAATCCGTTACCAGTCGGCACATTAACGTAGTCCATGTCTCTCTGGAATGCTCCTTCAATGGCTTTATCCAGCTCTTGAACTGTCTCTACAAAGTCGCAAATTCAACGTGACTCATAAAGAAGCAAgtaataaaataatgattaaaaacGACAATAAAAATTGTAAACACAATTTCCAATTACAACTGCTATTTAACGTAAGAACTTTTCATCGTGAAGCACATGATCTAAATACTAGATATTTAAGAAGACATAACCAATACTTTAAAAGAATATTCGTATTAATGTTCATCGTAGGAATACCAACTTCTGTTCATATGCTCCCAATATTTAAAATCAGACATATTGCCAAAAGTTAACATGTGcatgtatatgtttatgtattcTTATATAAAACTACAaactataacaaaaaatatatatgggAAAGTATAAAAAAGTAATGTTATGAGAAGTACAAAGCAATGTATATATTCATTACTGTGAATCATACAAgtaaaataaactataaatataCCGCTACAAAGCTAGTTAGTAAATGTTATTAAACAGTGAGCACATGGAATACGTGTGtgaatataatactaataattgtTTAGCTGAAAATCACGAACAACTTCCAGCTCGTATAAATGCATGCATCAATTCCTTAAATCACTGAAACACAGTATGAGCCActggaaacaacaacaactgggcttaacgcatgtttAACGGAGGTATCatataaacgaaaatccagtgttggcccaaacactttacaaacattcataaagcccttttcccagaacgaggcaaATATTTATAACACGTGGAGCGACGAATTGCTATACAGCCCAGGCTTACCTGCTTCATACACATACATCTAATATAGATTAATATTGAAAGCGAAGAGTTGCTACGCAGACCACACGTATATGTTGCATAACTTTACATACAAACACGTGTAAAATACATGCGTCTAAACGTATTAGAGAGGTACAATTTCCAACGCCATTACTTTTCACACTATTGCCATTCAACAAGTCATCTCCAGGCTTTAGTGGATTCCGAACgattaaaatgttaaaagccATGCCTTTTTAGAATGCACATGTATGATATGATCGAAGCTTCGAAAAGGCATTTAAATACTTTGAATGCAGTCACTGAAAAATTTTCACATGCTTAAacgcaatttaataaaaaatcgcACTATAACCCTACACATTACATAGATGTATACACTTGATTTTCACGGGTTTGTGGTTTTCACACCTACCTCTGATGCCTTTCTGCTTGTTCTGAAAATTGCATGCTGAATTTCCAGAAgaagaaacacattttttttatttgcacaaACACAAACATGCCCAAAACTGACCAGACAAGTCCATGCCCATATATTCCTGTACAACGTGTACCGATTTTGTACCGATAAAGAACCGCCCACATCGCAATACCTTGCTCCAAATGTCTCAGCCTCATTTCATCGAATGAAGGCACACTATGGCGGACTCCTCTTGGGTACTTGGTGCCTATTCCTCTCAGATCAACTACGAATACAAGTCTTAGCATTTATAAACAATACTTATCATGCGCTTATCAGAATTACATTTACCTCGCAGCttcctttttaaaaatatatgcatttatgacAGACATTTAGCGAGTTTGTGCAGATATTGTTCATGTACTTGTATGTGCGATACGAACAGGTATTCACAAGAATAATACAATGCATTTTTAAACTGTGATTGTTAGAAAGTAAATAAAACTAAttcctgtaaaaaaaaacactatataatAGACTTTGTGTAACAAAAAGTAACGTCATAGTTGTGAAATCCATTCAAATGCTTTCCCGACCATACTTCATCCACGCATTTTCCACTGAAATGTTGTGTACACAGAAATACAACATACAACTATAAAACCATTACCCGATATGTATAACCCCACTGCACGATTGTTTTGAAATACATGCGATTTTAATGACTGATGAAATTTCTATGTGATGTTAGTATTGGCATCTATGTTAAATGTATAAGGATATGTGTAAAGCATTCTAGTATTCTGTAAACTGTTTATAAATATAAgtatacaaacataaatatatatttaatattttattgaatggaAAATAACAACAGTTTTGTGCtagcatttatttattaaattaaaataattaaaataaagacTTTTTATCAATTGAGTTAACAATGAATGTGCGCGAGAAACAAACCAACACTTCAACCATCTAggaaatgagcctcgctctgataaaacggggcttaaaggggccttttcacgttttggttaattgacaaaattaaaaaaatgtttcagattcgcaaaacttcgttgtagttatgatatttgtgaggaaacagtaatactgactgttaaccatgctctaaaatatccattatatccatcttttgacgatttaaaaaaataataaaattataaagcgttgcaacgcaaaacgattgaatacagtaatttggagagttttgttgtcgttatatatttgaaactacgaggaatgcgtatataaagtataaaatacatcactcattgtgtggacacggatggccgagtggtctaagcgatagacttttactacaggggtcgttggttcaagccctgttgacggttatttttgttctttcttcaatttaattattgttttttactggagcattttatatccaatgtttacatctatcaatataaagcaattaatgacaaacttcaatacatgccaaaaactgtgaaaaggtccctttaaagtgtGTGCATACAGTTAGTCTGTGAGGTCCGTAAAGGCAAATAAGGGACCAGACTTcccttttttaatataatttttcgttaaaaggaaatCTCTTATAAACCATAGTTCAGCTTAGGCGGAATTGTCGACCCTGATTAACCGGTGCGGTTTGCACaatcttatctgggacaacacttaacgcacatacttTCAGACCCATTTCCCAGGGCGAGGCTCATTTTAATGTAACTGTTGCGCATCACCAAACCACAACCGTTCTCTGCTTATCTCTACGCCCAAATGTGGCTAAGAATCATGACCTTTACCTGGATTGTCCCGTGGGGGACCTCTGTACGTATTGAAATGTTCCGGTTGCCTGAATGCTGGTCGGTCATAATCTGAAAGACACGTAAATAATAGTATATACTATAGGTTAAttaagagattgccaagcaatatggtcacctactggtgaaactccaccattgtcagtaaaaaaatattgtttttatttgttgccatagcaaccagaatttttgacgtaggaacaaaatgaaatgacgtgcataatgtccatattgccatctatccatgtttcaagtttcatgaaaaaatatgaagaacttttaaagttatcgcaggatccagaaaagtgtgacggactgatagacagactgacagacagactgacagacagacggagtgcaaaccataagtcccctccggtttcaccggtaggggacgaTTAGAGACATTATCAGGGCTGACGTTCATGCACCATCCCCTAGTTTCTTATTCAAGGCAAGTGACCATTGCCAATAATATAGAGATCAACATACATACTACAAGTGACCATTGCCAATAATATAGAGATCAACATACATACTCCAAGTGACCATTGCCAATAATATAGAGATCAACATACATACTACAAGTGACCATTGCCAATAATATAGAGATCAACATACATACTACAAAGCAATACAAATGAGAGCCTCGCTCTAGGGAACACCGGACTTATTGCAAGTgtttaagtgtcatcccggattaacATGTGCAGGCCGGACGGgctatcagagacgacacttcccACATCcactatatttttgtttaatagaGACGGCATTTAAACATACAAATCAATTAAAGCCCAAAGTGTCGacacgattagcctgtgcggacttcagaGGTTAATGTAGGACTAAACCTAACGCACAGGCATTAATCCCGGGTTTCTTGCTCACAAGAAACGGTATACGACTAAAATCATTCTGAAATGTCATACATTGTATCTAAATGACAAGatcatttttttaattgcttgAAAGACAGgcatatcaaaacatttataatgaCAGCCAAATTACCCAAAGGTAACTTATCAACACCGATTAGATGACAGTAGTGTATATACTCGGGTATATATCTGTGTTTATATCAAGTATTATTAAGACCAATACGAATATAAACGTTAAGGAACAGAAAATAAACACGGTTAGTACGCGCTAAAAGAACGAATCATTTACTGTATGCAGACAGTCGTCAATTATAAGAAGGAATCCACCTTTGTTAGTTATGTTAGTAATGCAGATACAAAATACTGGCGtgagcatatatatttaaatactcgAATGTAAGGCTGTTTAAACTTGAAAGCAATTACATTTGCAACTGAAAGCGAACATGTTTGATTGTTTGTGACATTTGACTGCCATGCTATAACTACATTTGACTACCATGCTATAACTACATTTGACTACCATGCTATAACTACATTTGACTACCATGCTTTAACTACATTTGACTACCATGCTATAACTACATTTGACTATCATGCTATAACTACATTTGACTACCATGCTATAACTACATTTGACTACCATGCTATAACTACATTTGACTACCATGCTATAACTACATTTGACTACCATGCTATAACTACATTTGACTACCATGCTATAACTACATTTGACTACCATGCTATAACTACATTTGACTACCATGCTATAACTACATTTGACTACCATGCTATAACTACATTTGACTACCATGCTATAACTACATTTGACTACCATGCTATAACTACATTTGACTACCATGCTATAACTACATTTGACTACCATGCTATAACTACATTTGACTACCATGCTATAACTACGTTTGACTACCATGCTATAACTATTTTTGCTGTTAGTTCAACAACGGTGAGCCCTCAAAGCATAACATATCGAACACAAGACATCAATTAAATATCTCAGACACCAATAGGAAAATCACTGAGCCTTAAAAACAATGATAATTCAAATGACACTTTCATTAGTAACAAATAACGAACAAACTCATATTTAATCAATTGTATTATCGTTTTTACGAATAAAACATACACGTAGTACTGAACAGTTATCTATTAGACCAGTACACCAAATATGCCTACGGCTGATAGAATAGCTATGGAAATGATTAGTGATGGTTATAAGAAATGGCAGTAAATAACATGCAACCATTAGTATGCATATAACAAAGAGAGCAAATTACATGGAGTGAAACAACATACCAGGGCTATATGGACGGTCATTCACGTATATGGCATCTAAAATTATGCATGTTTACACATTTAGTTACAGGAAAAGAAACCCCGAATACGGTTAGTgattaaatatattacatacGAATATGTTAATCGATGTCCCAGCGAAATCATTTCCTTATTTTTACTTGTGCGTAATGAAGTTCAATGTTGAATCAACCAACTTGAAGACAAGAAGGCTTACATTGGTTAGTATACATCGCAAATGGTGATGGTTGTAGTGGTGTTTCTgataaattgagtcgtgttctgagaaaactgggcataatgcatgtgcgtaaagtgtcgtcccagattagcctgtgcaatccgcacaggctaatcagggacgaaactttccgcttttataaaaatgttcgtttaaaagaagtctcttcttagcaaaaatcaaattttggcggaaagtgtcgtccctgattagcctgtgcggactgcacaggctaatatgggacgacactttacgcacatgcattatgcccagttttctcagaacgcgactcaattgacAATTATAACACCCTCTGTTGGAACAGTATTGTGCACTGCAAACAACGAGACAAAGGAAAATAGAAAGCACTAAAAAGCaacttaataaacacaaataacaaaTGTCCCATATGATTGGGCAAAGCGCAACAAATGCCGTAGACACTGTATTTATTTCAAGTTACTTATTGTGGTTAACGCAATAGCTCTACCGTTGACAGCCTCTTTAGACTGAACATATGACAACATTGACAACATTAATGACTTGCACCGGGATATAAGCTACTACGTTAAAGTAGCATACATcaaagtatttaattattatacagCAGCGGTAAGCGATATATGTGCGATATTGTCAAAGTATCGCAGAGACAGTACATACACATTTTACTCGATTGAACGTTGGACCAAAACTCACTTACCTGGCTCTGGCTCAGCAAGTCCCGTTTCTTGTGTAGCCATCGACAGGGGACGTCCTGTAAACAAAACAAACccttttataaaaaatgttaataccTTATTGCAATCGACGTGtatatgtttgatattattaGCATGTACTATTTATTGGCAAGGCGAGTACAGTAGAAATAAATGTTTCTTCATTTCAATCATCATTCAAATGCAATAAACCGATCTTTACgacaaattaaaacacacaagcattattaaaaaaatatgcagtCATCTAGACATTAACAAAATAGTGAATACAGTTACTTGGAAATTTCGTGGCGTAGTTTGGTTCGCTGGCGTCTAACTGCAAGGAGCGGAAATCATTGGTCTTTAAGGGCAAGGTGCCCCCGCCACATGTCTGGTGAAAGTACTTCATGACATCATCCAGGCAAATCATAGGATTGTGCTGCAAGGAGGAACAACAAGCAGTTTACAATCGGACTAAGTGAACAGTCCTTTAACAGTCTCTAAAATTCTAACTAAAACATGGAATGC contains the following coding sequences:
- the LOC127876607 gene encoding uncharacterized protein LOC127876607 isoform X6; amino-acid sequence: MSGDSLSLMSGTSGLTIRGRNNFCEGWVEHKEHTHSGVRYKKLWMLLEDNIIYIFSDNKPCSTNQIGNLTIDSRSTFKYLGPANDKSGYKFDLFAGKRLNRFKTRLRSELELWRGYIVGLSRGAVPKDLDLLPDQVSRIEEDVTLFHVGATRGGKYSPPSLGGDSGVIPDVSSLAGKHSVFSGGLGPDGVSVRTGVTGRSPGSRSGSGGSGETNSISGGGPTMVHRFYPDRFADQTPPSWFVKRCSRETAENVLRNADRLGYGNTLMRESTSHINNGSYVISKLIRDKRTGVVTFEHYEVIRVAGGYKVHVENEHNPMICLDDVMKYFHQTCGGGTLPLKTNDFRSLQLDASEPNYATKFPRRPLSMATQETGLAEPEPDAIYVNDRPYSPDYDRPAFRQPEHFNTYRGPPRDNPVDLRGIGTKYPRGVRHSVPSFDEMRLRHLEQETVQELDKAIEGAFQRDMDYVNVPTENLPPPKPHMQKSFSTGTTASYVNEDPETLHLPVAPPAPRHPIGSPASSGTKPLRSSQSFNTPPHSSTQKFVTTNMSTLQQNLASVTLRKTPSNQLQQNEEAQPRSIVSKSSAITSPRSPNSPSNFPQWNTQKKSPMSEKPDGSSSSAASSSENGSGSGTTSTGSHSTATSDSGVDVRKPGGVGTLLRKFEVKPETSGSPTVTKKVPQRSKLGDGLWAPITEQEYEQPDSNISTHDPYYSNKLTVDEGNTNRAITKGAKVTYSSQNRAFYGNSVEDVYDDTANPDPYRSEYPNVTCGRLSVEFKNQLENLMKGATMPSMPKQRPSAQVLSPSTPQTPSSGQPRSRFDMPLPPVPKDSRDDHVYEPLPDIPPDDVTYYNDVGR
- the LOC127876607 gene encoding uncharacterized protein LOC127876607 isoform X8: MSGDSLSLMSGTSGLTIRGRNNFCEGWVEHKEHTHSGVRYKKLWMLLEDNIIYIFSDNKPCSTNQIGNLTIDSRSTFKYLGPANDKSGYKFDLFAGKRLNRFKTRLRSELELWRGYIVGLSRGAVPKDLDLLPDQVSRIEEDVTLFHVGATRGGKYSPPSLGGDSGVIPDVSSLAGKHSVFSGGLGPDGVSVRTGVTGRSPGSRSGSGGSGETNSISGGGPTMVHRFYPDRFADQTPPSWFVKRCSRETAENVLRNADRLGYGNTLMRESTSHINNGSYVISKLIRDKRTGVVTFEHYEVIRVAGGYKVHVENEHNPMICLDDVMKYFHQTCGGGTLPLKTNDFRSLQLDASEPNYATKFPRRPLSMATQETGLAEPEPDAIYVNDRPYSPDYDRPAFRQPEHFNTYRGPPRDNPVDLRGIGTKYPRGVRHSVPSFDEMRLRHLEQETVQELDKAIEGAFQRDMDYVNVPTENLPPPKPHMQKSFSTGTTASYVNEDPETLHLPVAPPAPRHPIGSPASSGTKPLRSSQSFNTPPHSSTQKFVTTNMSTLQQNLASVTLRKTPSNQLQQNEEAQPRSIVSKSSAITSPRSPNSPSNFPQWNTQKKSPMSEKPDGSSSSAASSSENGSGSGTTSTGSHSTATSDSGVDVRKPGGVGTLLRKFEVKPETSGSPTVTKKVPQRSKLGDGLWAPITEQEYEQPDSNISTHDPYYSNKLTVDEGNTNRAITKGAKVTYSSQNRAFYGNSVEDVYDDTANPDPYRSGLSVEFKNQLENLMKGATMPSMPKQRPSAQVLSPSTPQTPSSGQPRSRFDMPLPPVPKDSRDDHVYEPLPDIPPDDVTYYNDVGR
- the LOC127876607 gene encoding uncharacterized protein LOC127876607 isoform X9; the protein is MSGDSLSLMSGTSGLTIRGRNNFCEGWVEHKEHTHSGVRYKKLWMLLEDNIIYIFSDNKPCSTNQIGNLTIDSRSTFKYLGPANDKSGYKFDLFAGKRLNRFKTRLRSELELWRGYIVGLSRGAVPKDLDLLPDQVSRIEEDVTLFHVGATRGGKYSPPSLGGDSGVIPDVSSLAGKHSVFSGGLGPDGVSVRTGVTGRSPGSRSGSGGSGETNSISGGGPTMVHRFYPDRFADQTPPSWFVKRCSRETAENVLRNADRLGYGNTLMRESTSHINNGSYVISKLIRDKRTGVVTFEHYEVIRVAGGYKVHVENEHNPMICLDDVMKYFHQTCGGGTLPLKTNDFRSLQLDASEPNYATKFPRRPLSMATQETGLAEPEPDAIYVNDRPYSPDYDRPAFRQPEHFNTYRGPPRDNPVDLRGIGTKYPRGVRHSVPSFDEMRLRHLEQETVQELDKAIEGAFQRDMDYVNVPTENLPPPKPHMQKSFSTGTTASYVNEDPETLHLPVAPPAPRHPIGSPASSGTKPLRSSQSFNTPPHSSTQKFVTTNMSTLQQNLASVTLRKTPSNQLQQNEEAQPRSIVSKSSAITSPRSPNSPSNFPQWNTQKKSPMSEKPDGSSSSAASSSENGSGSGTTSTGSHSTATSDSGVDVRKPGGVGTLLRKFEVKPETSGSPTVTKKEKRVQFETTRHNSVDASASEENTAFNTARNRRQSEPSVNASDKIHSKFEEYPNVTCGRLSVEFKNQLENLMKGATMPSMPKQRPSAQVLSPSTPQTPSSGQPRSRFDMPLPPVPKDSRDDHVYEPLPDIPPDDVTYYNDVGR
- the LOC127876607 gene encoding uncharacterized protein LOC127876607 isoform X4 produces the protein MSGDSLSLMSGTSGLTIRGRNNFCEGWVEHKEHTHSGVRYKKLWMLLEDNIIYIFSDNKPCSTNQIGNLTIDSRSTFKYLGPANDKSGYKFDLFAGKRLNRFKTRLRSELELWRGYIVGLSRGAVPKDLDLLPDQVSRIEEDVTLFHVGATRGGKYSPPSLGGDSGVIPDVSSLAGKHSVFSGGLGPDGVSVRTGVTGRSPGSRSGSGGSGETNSISGGGPTMVHRFYPDRFADQTPPSWFVKRCSRETAENVLRNADRLGYGNTLMRESTSHINNGSYVISKLIRDKRTGVVTFEHYEVIRVAGGYKVHVENEHNPMICLDDVMKYFHQTCGGGTLPLKTNDFRSLQLDASEPNYATKFPRRPLSMATQETGLAEPEPDAIYVNDRPYSPDYDRPAFRQPEHFNTYRGPPRDNPETVQELDKAIEGAFQRDMDYVNVPTENLPPPKPHMQKSFSTGTTASYVNEDPETLHLPVAPPAPRHPIGSPASSGTKPLRSSQSFNTPPHSSTQKFVTTNMSTLQQNLASVTLRKTPSNQLQQNEEAQPRSIVSKSSAITSPRSPNSPSNFPQWNTQKKSPMSEKPDGSSSSAASSSENGSGSGTTSTGSHSTATSDSGVDVRKPGGVGTLLRKFEVKPETSGSPTVTKKVPQRSKLGDGLWAPITEQEYEQPDSNISTHDPYYSNKLTVDEGNTNRAITKGAKVTYSSQNRAFYGNSVEDVYDDTANPDPYRSEKRVQFETTRHNSVDASASEENTAFNTARNRRQSEPSVNASDKIHSKFEEYPNVTCGRLSVEFKNQLENLMKGATMPSMPKQRPSAQVLSPSTPQTPSSGQPRSRFDMPLPPVPKDSRDDHVYEPLPDIPPDDVTYYNDVGR
- the LOC127876607 gene encoding uncharacterized protein LOC127876607 isoform X7; this translates as MSGDSLSLMSGTSGLTIRGRNNFCEGWVEHKEHTHSGVRYKKLWMLLEDNIIYIFSDNKPCSTNQIGNLTIDSRSTFKYLGPANDKSGYKFDLFAGKRLNRFKTRLRSELELWRGYIVGLSRGAVPKDLDLLPDQVSRIEEDVTLFHVGATRGGKYSPPSLGGDSGVIPDVSSLAGKHSVFSGGLGPDGVSVRTGVTGRSPGSRSGSGGSGETNSISGGGPTMVHRFYPDRFADQTPPSWFVKRCSRETAENVLRNADRLGYGNTLMRESTSHINNGSYVISKLIRDKRTGVVTFEHYEVIRVAGGYKVHVENEHNPMICLDDVMKYFHQTCGGGTLPLKTNDFRSLQLDASEPNYATKFPRRPLSMATQETGLAEPEPDAIYVNDRPYSPDYDRPAFRQPEHFNTYRGPPRDNPVDLRGIGTKYPRGVRHSVPSFDEMRLRHLEQETVQELDKAIEGAFQRDMDYVNVPTENLPPPKPHMQKSFSTGTTASYVNEDPETLHLPVAPPAPRHPIGSPASSGTKPLRSSQSFNTPPHSSTQKFVTTNMSTLQQNLASVTLRKTPSNQLQQNEEAQPRSIVSKSSAITSPRSPNSPSNFPQWNTQKKSPMSEKPDGSSSSAASSSENGSGSGTTSTGSHSTATSDSGVDVRKPGGVGTLLRKFEVKPETSGSPTVTKKVPQRSKLGDGLWAPITEQEYEQPDSNISTHDPYYSNKLTVDEGNTNRAITKGAKVTYSSQNRAFYGNSVEDVYDDTANPDPYRSEKRVQFETTRHNSVDASASEENTAFNTARNRRQSEPSVNASDKIHSKFEVSFWENGPKCKMRKVSSNISLCSRHMIINDYTFQYSAFFV